A single window of Rhodococcus jostii RHA1 DNA harbors:
- a CDS encoding SelT/SelW/SelH family protein, with protein MTTSSTDGRVAITYCTQCQWLLRAAWMAQELLGTFGQELGEVALVPGTGGIFRITVDDELIWDRKEQGGFPDITVLKQLVRDRVAPDRHLGHSDRKSP; from the coding sequence ATGACGACGAGCAGCACGGACGGCCGGGTCGCGATCACCTACTGCACCCAGTGCCAGTGGCTGTTACGTGCAGCGTGGATGGCGCAGGAACTACTCGGCACGTTCGGGCAAGAACTCGGCGAGGTCGCGCTCGTCCCCGGCACCGGCGGGATCTTCCGCATCACCGTCGACGACGAACTGATCTGGGACCGCAAGGAGCAGGGCGGCTTCCCCGACATCACCGTGCTCAAGCAATTGGTCCGGGACCGGGTGGCACCAGACCGCCACCTCGGGCACAGCGACCGTAAGAGTCCCTAG
- a CDS encoding ABC transporter permease gives MTEIQIASTDAAVSAVGRRTLLWRRFLRNKPAIAGVCVLVLLFVGSFVGPYLLPYDYQQLDYTALLQPPSAEHPFGTNQIGQDVLAQTLRGLQKSLIIGICVAIFSTAIAALVGALAGYVGGWPDRVIMWLVDLLLVVPSFIIIAVFTPRLKSSSSIALLILLLAVFGWMITARMVRGMTLSLRERESVQAARYMGAPTHKIITSHIVPNIASILIIDATLNVGAAILAETGLSFLGFGVQKPDISLGSLIADGTESALTYPWLFLFAGGLLVITVLSANLVGDGLRDAVDPSSTRARSRKRKTMATR, from the coding sequence GTGACCGAGATCCAGATCGCGTCCACCGATGCGGCGGTGTCGGCCGTCGGTCGCCGGACCCTGCTGTGGCGGCGGTTTCTCCGGAACAAGCCCGCCATCGCCGGGGTGTGCGTCCTGGTGCTGCTGTTCGTGGGCAGTTTCGTCGGACCGTACCTGCTCCCCTACGACTATCAGCAACTCGACTACACCGCGCTGCTGCAGCCGCCCAGCGCCGAACATCCGTTCGGCACCAACCAGATCGGCCAGGACGTTCTGGCCCAGACGTTGCGCGGGCTGCAGAAGTCGCTGATCATCGGGATCTGCGTCGCGATCTTCTCCACCGCCATCGCGGCGCTCGTCGGTGCCCTGGCGGGGTATGTCGGCGGCTGGCCGGATCGGGTGATCATGTGGCTGGTCGACCTGCTGCTCGTCGTTCCCAGCTTCATCATCATCGCCGTGTTCACTCCGCGGCTGAAGTCCTCGAGCTCGATCGCCCTGCTGATCCTGCTGCTGGCGGTGTTCGGCTGGATGATCACCGCCCGGATGGTCCGGGGAATGACGCTGAGCCTGCGCGAGCGGGAATCCGTCCAGGCGGCCCGGTACATGGGCGCCCCCACCCACAAGATCATCACCAGCCACATCGTCCCCAACATCGCGTCGATTCTGATCATCGACGCGACCCTGAACGTCGGTGCCGCGATCCTTGCCGAGACCGGGCTCAGCTTCCTCGGGTTCGGTGTCCAGAAACCGGACATCTCTCTCGGGTCGCTGATCGCCGACGGCACCGAATCCGCCCTCACCTACCCGTGGCTGTTCCTGTTCGCGGGCGGACTGCTGGTGATCACCGTGCTGTCGGCGAACCTGGTGGGCGACGGTCTGCGTGACGCGGTCGACCCCAGCTCGACGCGCGCCCGGTCCCGCAAGAGGAAGACGATGGCGACGCGGTGA
- a CDS encoding ABC transporter family substrate-binding protein — MRIRSARTRLAVSILAIGLVLGGCGGSDTGDVEAGSGSIGTTNDINPHDPSELRDGGNLRLALSGFPANFNTLSNDGNDTEIGAMLKPMMPRAFSTDASGALSVNHDYFTDVALTGTDPQQVTYTIDPRAVWSDGTPITWADIQSQAAALSGENKDFLIANTSGFERVDRVERGVDDRQAVITFAEPYAEWKGQFAGNSMLYPKSVTATPEAFNESLRDGVTLTSGPFRIASIDRAQNRITLGRNPAWWGDTPKLDTITYSVLDDAARIPALQNNEIDASGLGTIDEVKTAQGSEGIAIRRAPGNQFSHITFNGAEGSILADPELRVALSKGIDRQGIATAIQNGLVDDPQPLNNHVYLNGQEGYQDNSAAVSYDPEEAARRLDELGWTLDGEFREKDGRRLEIRDVMYQSTTWVQIAQILQQNLAQIGVKLNIDTRGGTGFFTDVIQPGDFDIAQFSWVGDPFPLSGLPQIYAYNPDDLQGNYGRIGSPELNALIERTISELDPQKAIELANEVDTAVFEEGFSLPLVQAPGNVAVRDNLANFGAAGLASYDYTKIGFLN, encoded by the coding sequence ATGAGGATTCGTTCGGCGCGCACCCGCCTCGCGGTATCGATCCTGGCCATCGGACTTGTTCTCGGTGGCTGCGGCGGTTCGGACACCGGTGATGTCGAGGCCGGATCCGGATCGATCGGCACCACCAACGACATCAACCCGCACGACCCCAGCGAGCTGCGCGACGGCGGAAACCTGCGGTTGGCGTTGTCGGGCTTCCCCGCGAACTTCAACACGCTGTCCAACGACGGCAACGACACCGAGATCGGCGCCATGCTGAAGCCGATGATGCCCCGCGCGTTCAGCACCGACGCCTCGGGAGCGCTGTCGGTGAACCACGACTACTTCACCGACGTCGCGCTCACCGGCACCGACCCCCAGCAGGTCACGTACACGATCGACCCGAGGGCGGTGTGGTCCGACGGCACCCCGATCACGTGGGCGGACATCCAGTCCCAGGCCGCGGCACTCAGCGGTGAGAACAAGGACTTCCTGATCGCGAACACGTCCGGGTTCGAGCGGGTGGACAGGGTCGAGCGCGGCGTCGACGACCGTCAGGCGGTGATCACGTTTGCCGAGCCGTACGCCGAGTGGAAGGGCCAGTTCGCGGGCAATTCGATGCTCTACCCGAAGTCGGTGACCGCGACCCCCGAGGCGTTCAACGAGAGTCTGCGCGACGGGGTCACGCTGACGTCGGGACCGTTCCGGATCGCGTCGATCGACAGGGCGCAGAACCGAATCACACTGGGCCGCAACCCCGCGTGGTGGGGTGACACCCCGAAACTCGACACCATCACCTACAGCGTGCTCGACGACGCCGCGCGCATTCCCGCTCTGCAGAACAACGAGATCGACGCGTCCGGACTGGGCACCATCGACGAGGTGAAGACCGCACAGGGTTCGGAGGGAATCGCGATCCGCCGGGCGCCGGGAAACCAGTTCTCGCACATCACGTTCAACGGCGCGGAGGGATCGATCCTCGCCGATCCGGAGTTGCGGGTGGCGCTGTCCAAGGGCATCGACCGGCAGGGCATCGCGACCGCGATCCAGAACGGTCTGGTCGACGATCCCCAGCCGCTGAACAACCACGTCTACCTCAACGGTCAGGAGGGCTACCAGGACAACAGCGCAGCCGTCTCCTACGACCCCGAGGAGGCCGCGAGGCGGCTCGACGAACTCGGCTGGACACTCGACGGCGAGTTCCGGGAGAAGGACGGGCGCAGGCTCGAGATCCGCGACGTCATGTACCAGTCGACCACCTGGGTTCAGATCGCACAGATCCTTCAGCAGAACCTCGCGCAGATCGGCGTCAAACTGAACATCGACACCCGCGGCGGCACCGGATTCTTCACCGATGTCATCCAGCCCGGCGACTTCGACATCGCCCAATTCTCCTGGGTGGGTGACCCGTTCCCGCTCAGCGGCCTGCCCCAGATCTACGCGTATAACCCCGACGACCTGCAGGGCAATTACGGCCGGATCGGTTCGCCCGAACTGAACGCGCTGATCGAGCGAACGATCTCGGAACTCGACCCGCAGAAGGCGATCGAACTGGCCAACGAGGTGGACACCGCGGTGTTCGAGGAGGGGTTCTCGCTGCCGCTGGTGCAGGCGCCGGGCAATGTCGCGGTGCGCGACAACCTGGCGAACTTCGGCGCCGCCGGACTCGCGTCCTACGACTACACGAAGATCGGCTTCCTGAATTAG
- a CDS encoding zinc metalloprotease, whose translation MSTNESAIDLPTQRTCGAMDVHRRLLTESESYRIARSEIENQTIDLESLQSIAARGVARIPVVVHVVWKAAAQNISDAQIESQIAVLNKDFRATNDDVDTVPSVFEHLVGDAEIEFYLADTDPDGRATNGITRAATEVDAFDQNDGVKSAETGGADPWPTQRYLNIWVCALGGGLLGYAQFPGGPVATDGVVITYTAFGTTGTARAPFNLGRTATHEIGHYFNLFHIWGDDGTGCRGSDEVGDTPNQGGQNVGMPRFPHITCGNGPHGDLFMDYMDYTDDAGMVMFTKGQGARMGACLDGVRKQLWTGRPGGTESAASALVSRSAAGRWRHSFEEDHDGVRVYRPAGFDFPRARGRGGIEFRPDGSFVDWVIGQGDADEPREGTWVPAEDGRLEVTTAAGDLRTVRVVRLEEDRLELDVGDAS comes from the coding sequence ATGAGCACCAACGAATCAGCGATCGATCTGCCCACGCAGCGCACCTGCGGGGCGATGGACGTGCACCGCCGGTTGTTGACCGAGTCGGAGTCGTATCGCATCGCCCGATCGGAGATCGAGAACCAGACCATCGACCTGGAATCGCTGCAGTCGATCGCCGCTCGCGGCGTCGCACGGATTCCGGTCGTCGTTCACGTCGTGTGGAAGGCTGCGGCGCAGAACATCTCCGACGCGCAGATCGAGAGCCAGATCGCGGTGCTCAACAAGGATTTCCGGGCCACCAACGACGACGTGGACACCGTTCCGTCCGTGTTCGAGCATCTGGTCGGCGACGCGGAAATCGAGTTCTACCTCGCCGACACGGATCCGGACGGACGGGCGACGAACGGAATCACCCGAGCTGCAACCGAAGTCGATGCGTTCGATCAGAACGACGGCGTCAAATCCGCGGAGACCGGCGGCGCCGATCCGTGGCCGACACAGAGATACCTGAACATCTGGGTCTGTGCGCTCGGCGGTGGTCTGCTCGGCTACGCGCAGTTCCCCGGCGGTCCGGTCGCCACCGACGGCGTCGTGATCACCTACACCGCGTTCGGGACGACGGGCACCGCACGGGCCCCGTTCAACCTCGGGCGCACCGCGACCCACGAGATCGGGCACTACTTCAACCTGTTCCACATCTGGGGTGACGACGGCACCGGGTGCCGGGGCTCCGACGAGGTCGGCGACACCCCCAATCAGGGCGGGCAGAACGTCGGGATGCCGCGATTCCCGCACATCACTTGCGGGAACGGCCCCCACGGCGACCTGTTCATGGATTACATGGACTACACGGACGACGCCGGGATGGTGATGTTCACCAAGGGGCAGGGCGCGCGGATGGGAGCGTGCCTCGACGGCGTCCGGAAGCAGTTGTGGACCGGGCGGCCCGGGGGAACGGAGTCCGCCGCGTCCGCGCTGGTTTCCCGAAGTGCCGCGGGACGATGGCGGCACTCGTTCGAGGAGGACCACGACGGCGTCCGCGTGTACAGGCCCGCCGGATTCGACTTCCCGCGCGCGAGGGGGCGTGGCGGTATCGAATTCCGGCCGGACGGCTCGTTCGTCGACTGGGTGATCGGCCAGGGAGACGCCGACGAACCACGTGAAGGCACGTGGGTGCCCGCCGAGGACGGGCGGCTCGAGGTCACCACGGCGGCGGGCGACTTGCGCACCGTCCGGGTGGTGCGGCTCGAGGAGGACCGTCTCGAATTGGACGTGGGTGACGCCTCCTGA
- a CDS encoding DNA/RNA non-specific endonuclease — protein MTIVDNIGDGQAQRAMPGGTFEAERQRQRDAAELRARERAPQRGEHVDALNGPGGVAAADTPERIAKRVNRLGRYYAAGDWASDTLPDQVLEKIINTADFVGVRYLDAGAAAARSIGRVNIRDARGTLQGYGTGFLVSPTLLLTNHHVLPNADTARSSVIEFDYQDGIDGKPRPVQMFPLDPGRFYLADRERDFALVAVGAEPGTLAQFGFNPLIQAEGKAVIGEFVTIVQHPRGEKKQIALRENRIVDIPERFLHYSADTEPGSSGSPVFNDQWEVVALHHASVRALQHTEFGGVLNEGVRISRILEYVRAQNLTPQSRDLVDDIVRAERTAPTASPAVEHEREVTVRVPLEITVRLGSVDSPAAARRPAEPEAISIDPNYNTRGGYDANFLRVPLPLPRPGTPSVASPELKYHHFSVVMHRERALALFTAVNIDGTQSQSPRRDSDRWILDPRLPADQQTGEDVYRDNPLDRGHLVRRLDPAWGPLAKAANDDTFHFTNCTPQHHNFNAGQTLWLGLEDYVLKNADNADLAVSVVTGPVLAPDDPEYRGVALPRQFWKTVAMVKQNGGLSVTGYLLSQAALLDEFAEGEEAFSYGAYRTFQVPVRRIAQLTGLGLDPCIAADPLERIEASALPRELIRPQDLIL, from the coding sequence ATGACCATCGTCGACAACATCGGAGACGGACAGGCGCAGCGCGCGATGCCCGGGGGAACGTTCGAGGCGGAACGGCAGCGACAGCGCGATGCGGCGGAATTGCGTGCCCGCGAACGGGCACCGCAGCGGGGCGAGCACGTGGACGCACTCAACGGCCCCGGAGGCGTCGCCGCCGCGGACACTCCCGAACGGATCGCGAAGCGGGTGAACCGGCTCGGTCGCTACTACGCGGCGGGGGACTGGGCGTCGGACACCCTTCCGGATCAGGTTCTCGAGAAAATAATCAACACAGCCGATTTCGTCGGCGTCCGATACCTCGATGCCGGCGCCGCCGCCGCCCGGTCGATCGGGCGCGTCAACATCCGCGACGCGCGGGGAACCCTGCAGGGCTACGGCACGGGCTTCCTCGTCTCACCCACCCTGCTGCTCACCAACCATCATGTGCTGCCGAACGCGGACACGGCGCGCAGCAGCGTGATCGAGTTCGACTACCAGGACGGCATCGACGGGAAACCGCGCCCCGTGCAGATGTTCCCGCTGGACCCGGGGCGGTTCTACCTCGCCGACCGGGAACGCGACTTCGCGCTCGTCGCCGTCGGAGCCGAACCCGGAACGCTCGCCCAGTTCGGTTTCAACCCGCTGATCCAGGCGGAGGGCAAGGCCGTCATCGGCGAATTCGTGACCATCGTGCAGCACCCCCGCGGCGAGAAGAAGCAGATCGCCCTGCGGGAGAACCGTATTGTCGACATACCCGAGCGGTTTCTGCACTACTCGGCCGACACGGAACCCGGATCCTCGGGTTCGCCGGTCTTCAACGATCAGTGGGAGGTGGTCGCGTTGCATCACGCGAGCGTGCGGGCGCTACAACACACCGAGTTCGGTGGTGTCCTCAACGAGGGCGTGCGCATCAGCCGCATCCTCGAGTACGTGCGCGCGCAGAACCTCACCCCGCAGTCGCGTGACCTCGTCGACGACATCGTCCGCGCGGAGCGGACGGCCCCGACGGCATCCCCGGCCGTCGAACACGAACGGGAAGTGACCGTCCGGGTTCCCCTCGAGATCACGGTGCGTCTCGGCTCCGTCGACTCACCGGCCGCCGCCCGGCGACCCGCTGAGCCCGAGGCGATCTCGATCGACCCGAACTACAACACGCGCGGCGGGTACGACGCGAACTTCCTGCGTGTGCCGCTACCCCTTCCGCGGCCCGGGACACCGTCGGTCGCGTCACCGGAGTTGAAGTACCACCACTTCAGCGTCGTGATGCATCGTGAGCGGGCGCTGGCGCTGTTCACTGCCGTGAACATCGACGGAACGCAGTCGCAGAGCCCGCGGCGCGACAGCGACAGATGGATTCTCGACCCGCGACTTCCGGCCGATCAGCAGACGGGGGAGGACGTGTATCGGGACAATCCGCTCGACCGCGGACACCTGGTGCGCCGACTCGACCCGGCGTGGGGGCCGCTCGCCAAGGCGGCGAACGACGACACGTTCCACTTCACGAATTGCACTCCGCAACATCACAATTTCAACGCGGGCCAGACCCTGTGGCTGGGCCTCGAGGATTACGTCCTGAAGAACGCGGACAACGCCGACCTCGCCGTCAGTGTCGTCACCGGACCCGTTCTCGCGCCCGACGACCCCGAATACCGCGGGGTGGCGCTGCCGCGTCAGTTCTGGAAGACGGTGGCCATGGTCAAGCAGAACGGCGGTCTCTCGGTCACCGGATACCTGCTCAGCCAGGCCGCCCTGCTCGACGAATTCGCCGAGGGGGAGGAGGCGTTCTCCTACGGCGCGTACCGCACGTTCCAGGTGCCCGTGCGGCGGATCGCCCAGTTGACCGGGCTCGGGTTGGACCCGTGCATCGCGGCCGATCCGCTCGAGCGGATCGAGGCGAGCGCCCTGCCTCGCGAACTGATCCGTCCCCAGGACCTGATTCTCTGA
- a CDS encoding ABC transporter permease: protein MAGFLLRRALNYVVLLLLASFLTFSLASLTFRPLDSLEQRNPRPPQSVIDAKAAELHLDDPIPVRYANWLGGVVHGDFGTTITGQPVSDELGRRILVSMRLLILGSVIGAVLGVLIGAAGAIRQYKFSDYFSTVVSLLILSAPVFLVATLLKYGALQINSATGNQIFLYTGESSASTITGFWPQFVDRVQHLVLPTIALALGSIAGYSRYQRNAMLDVLGSDFIRTARAKGLTRRAALLKHGLRTALIPMATLFAYGFGALVVGATFTETIFGWHGIGEWIVIGIDNQDTNIVVAITSFTGLIVLLSGLLSDVVYAALDPRVRVG, encoded by the coding sequence ATGGCCGGCTTCCTGCTACGACGAGCGCTCAACTACGTGGTGCTGTTGCTGCTGGCGTCGTTCCTGACGTTCAGTCTCGCCTCGCTCACGTTCCGTCCGCTCGACAGCCTGGAGCAGCGCAATCCGCGGCCACCGCAATCGGTGATCGACGCGAAGGCCGCCGAACTGCATCTGGACGATCCGATCCCGGTGCGGTACGCGAACTGGCTGGGCGGCGTGGTCCACGGCGACTTCGGCACCACCATCACGGGTCAGCCGGTGTCGGACGAGCTGGGTCGCCGGATCCTGGTGAGCATGCGGTTGCTGATCCTCGGTTCCGTGATCGGAGCGGTGCTGGGTGTGCTGATCGGCGCCGCCGGTGCGATCCGGCAGTACAAGTTCAGTGACTATTTCAGCACCGTCGTGTCGCTGCTGATTCTCAGTGCGCCGGTGTTCCTCGTCGCGACCCTGCTGAAATACGGTGCTCTCCAGATCAACTCGGCCACCGGCAACCAGATCTTCCTGTACACCGGCGAATCCTCGGCCAGCACGATCACCGGGTTCTGGCCGCAGTTCGTCGACCGCGTGCAGCATCTCGTGCTGCCGACCATCGCGTTGGCGTTGGGCAGCATCGCCGGTTACAGCCGGTACCAGCGCAACGCGATGCTCGACGTTCTGGGGAGCGACTTCATCCGGACCGCGCGGGCGAAGGGACTGACCCGGCGGGCGGCACTGCTCAAGCACGGGCTCCGTACGGCACTGATCCCGATGGCGACGCTGTTCGCCTACGGTTTCGGGGCGCTGGTCGTCGGCGCGACGTTCACCGAGACGATCTTCGGCTGGCACGGTATCGGCGAGTGGATCGTGATCGGCATCGACAATCAGGACACGAACATCGTCGTGGCGATCACGTCGTTCACCGGGCTGATCGTGCTGTTGTCGGGGCTGCTCTCGGACGTGGTGTACGCGGCGCTCGACCCGAGGGTGCGTGTCGGGTGA
- a CDS encoding serine aminopeptidase domain-containing protein, whose product MILRAGSAEPLTRRTAHLTTYEEHAVTVPRSGDRAVVAVPRGVTPSAVAYYLHGRTGDERSIGDRAGLRDGLLDAGYLVASPYLHGDQWGNRPAQDAVVALDEWVSHRWPVTRRFLIGESMGGNAAANAVRLREVAWDGAVFIAPSLSLRAVWERGEHGRDTVRDAFRLSADGQDLESKTERWDAVRHEPGDYVGVPIRVYASREDEVANIAGVTGPWVEMLRRGSDAVEFVEVSGPHVSEDHFRTAEVVQFFERIR is encoded by the coding sequence GTGATACTTCGTGCCGGGTCCGCCGAACCGCTGACGCGGCGCACGGCACACCTCACGACGTACGAGGAGCACGCGGTGACCGTCCCGCGCTCCGGCGATCGTGCGGTGGTCGCGGTGCCGCGCGGGGTGACGCCGTCCGCGGTCGCGTACTACCTGCACGGGCGGACGGGGGACGAGAGGTCGATCGGCGACCGCGCCGGCCTGCGGGACGGCTTGCTGGACGCCGGCTACCTGGTCGCCAGCCCGTACCTGCACGGCGACCAGTGGGGAAACCGGCCGGCGCAGGACGCGGTGGTCGCACTGGACGAGTGGGTGTCGCATCGGTGGCCGGTGACACGCCGCTTCCTGATCGGCGAATCGATGGGTGGTAACGCCGCCGCCAACGCCGTACGCCTGCGGGAGGTCGCGTGGGACGGAGCCGTGTTCATCGCTCCGTCGCTGTCGCTGCGCGCGGTGTGGGAACGGGGCGAACACGGACGCGACACCGTGCGGGACGCCTTCCGCTTGTCCGCGGACGGGCAGGACCTCGAATCGAAGACCGAGCGCTGGGACGCCGTCCGGCACGAGCCGGGAGACTATGTCGGAGTGCCGATTCGGGTGTACGCGTCGCGGGAGGACGAGGTGGCGAACATCGCCGGCGTCACGGGACCGTGGGTCGAGATGCTCCGCCGCGGCTCGGACGCCGTCGAGTTCGTGGAGGTGAGCGGACCGCACGTCTCGGAAGACCACTTCCGCACCGCGGAGGTCGTGCAGTTCTTCGAGAGGATCCGGTGA
- a CDS encoding ABC transporter ATP-binding protein, whose protein sequence is MTGQPLLEIEDLRVSFPSEEGRIEAVRGVGYSVSDGEVLAIVGESGSGKSVASLAVMGLLPEHARVTGSIRLQGRELLGMGDKELSALRGKTVSMVFQDPLSALTPVYRIGDQIAEALLVHGRASNKKDAAQRAVELLDLVGIPDPAVRAKAFPHEFSGGMRQRVVIAIAIANDPALIICDEPTTALDVTVQAQILNLLRKARDLTGAGVVMITHDMGIAATLADRVVVMYAGRVVESAPVRELFAEPRMPYTAGLLVSVPRMDAPIRSRLVSIAGAPPALHSLPPGCTFAPRCPLAVDACLLAEPELVSTGPGHQTACIRVDEMGTRDLFTAYRRDQPAPAPTAETAPEHRVVLQVTDLVKTYPITSGLVFRRKRGEIRAVDGISFDIRAGRTLALVGESGSGKSTTLTQILDLAAPESGSIAVLGADVAALSPPERRAIRRKMAVVFQDPTASLDPRLPVFDVLAEPLRLDGRRREEVGRRVPELLDLVGLRREHADRYPADFSGGQKQRISIARALALDPELLILDEPVSSLDVSIQAGVLNLLRDLQEQRGMSYLFVSHDLSVVRNIAHDVAVMYRGRIVESGAAQTIFENPQHEYTRALLEAIPVPDPTFLAH, encoded by the coding sequence GTGACCGGGCAACCGCTGCTCGAGATCGAGGACCTGCGGGTCAGCTTTCCCAGCGAGGAAGGCCGGATCGAGGCGGTCCGCGGTGTCGGCTACAGCGTCTCCGACGGCGAGGTGCTGGCCATCGTGGGTGAGTCGGGTTCGGGCAAGTCGGTGGCGTCCCTCGCCGTGATGGGTCTGCTGCCCGAGCACGCGCGCGTCACCGGCTCCATCCGGTTGCAGGGCCGCGAGCTGCTGGGCATGGGCGACAAGGAGCTGTCGGCGCTGCGCGGGAAGACGGTCAGCATGGTGTTCCAGGACCCGCTGTCCGCGTTGACGCCGGTGTACCGGATCGGTGACCAGATCGCCGAGGCGCTGCTCGTCCACGGTAGGGCGAGCAACAAGAAGGATGCCGCGCAGCGTGCCGTCGAGCTCCTCGACCTGGTAGGGATACCCGATCCGGCGGTGCGCGCCAAGGCCTTTCCCCACGAGTTCTCCGGCGGCATGCGCCAGCGCGTCGTGATCGCCATCGCCATCGCCAACGACCCTGCGCTGATCATCTGCGACGAACCGACCACCGCCCTCGACGTGACCGTGCAGGCGCAGATCCTGAACCTGCTGCGCAAGGCCCGCGACCTCACCGGCGCCGGCGTCGTGATGATCACCCACGACATGGGCATCGCCGCGACGCTGGCCGACCGCGTGGTGGTGATGTACGCGGGCCGGGTGGTGGAGTCGGCGCCGGTGCGCGAACTGTTCGCCGAACCCCGAATGCCCTACACCGCAGGGCTGCTCGTGTCGGTGCCGCGGATGGATGCACCGATCCGGAGCCGCCTGGTCTCGATCGCCGGTGCCCCGCCCGCGTTGCATTCGCTGCCACCGGGCTGCACGTTCGCGCCGCGCTGCCCGCTCGCGGTGGACGCCTGCCTGCTCGCCGAGCCGGAACTCGTCTCGACCGGACCCGGTCATCAGACTGCGTGCATCCGCGTCGACGAGATGGGCACCCGAGACCTGTTCACGGCGTATCGGCGGGACCAGCCGGCACCCGCCCCCACCGCGGAGACGGCACCCGAACACCGGGTGGTGTTGCAGGTGACCGATCTCGTGAAGACGTATCCGATCACCAGCGGTCTGGTGTTCCGCCGCAAGCGGGGCGAGATCCGAGCGGTCGACGGCATCAGCTTCGACATCCGAGCCGGCCGCACGCTGGCGCTGGTGGGTGAATCCGGCTCGGGCAAATCGACCACGTTGACGCAGATTCTCGACCTGGCCGCGCCGGAATCCGGTTCGATCGCGGTGCTGGGCGCCGACGTCGCGGCGCTGAGCCCACCCGAGAGGCGCGCGATCCGGCGCAAGATGGCGGTCGTCTTCCAGGATCCGACGGCGTCACTGGACCCCCGGCTGCCGGTGTTCGACGTTCTCGCCGAGCCACTCCGGCTGGACGGCCGCAGGCGTGAGGAGGTCGGCCGCCGGGTACCGGAGTTACTCGACCTCGTCGGGTTGCGCCGCGAGCACGCCGATCGCTATCCGGCGGATTTCTCGGGCGGCCAGAAGCAGCGGATCAGCATCGCCCGGGCGCTCGCACTCGACCCGGAACTGCTGATCCTGGACGAGCCGGTGTCGTCGCTCGACGTCTCGATCCAGGCCGGGGTGCTCAACCTCCTGCGCGATCTTCAGGAGCAGCGGGGCATGTCGTACCTGTTCGTCTCCCACGACCTGTCGGTGGTCCGCAACATCGCACACGACGTCGCGGTGATGTACCGGGGCAGGATCGTCGAGTCGGGGGCCGCGCAGACGATTTTCGAGAATCCGCAACACGAGTACACCCGGGCGCTCCTCGAGGCAATTCCCGTTCCGGATCCGACGTTTTTGGCACACTAG